One Cucurbita pepo subsp. pepo cultivar mu-cu-16 unplaced genomic scaffold, ASM280686v2 Cp4.1_scaffold000668, whole genome shotgun sequence genomic window carries:
- the LOC111785718 gene encoding probable indole-3-pyruvate monooxygenase YUCCA4 → MGSCKHQEHDQPQEPKCLWIHGPIIVGAGPSGLAAAASLSHNRIPSLILEKSDCIASLWHYRTYDRLKLHLPKHFCELPLMGFPQNFPKYPSKDQFISYMESYASHFSIQPRFNQTVLAAEFDSVSRFWRVSTQDTQYISRWLIVATGENAEPVIPEILGIERFTRTVVHTSMYKSGSEFKNQRVLVVGCGNSGMEVSLDLCRQNAIPHMVVRNTVHVLPQEMFGFSTFGIAMGLMKWLPLKLVDKILLLAANLTLGNTNQLGLRRPKTGPIELKNATGKTPVLDVGALSYIRSGKIKIMEGIKEITRNGAKFMDGQEKEFDSIILATGYRSNVPSWLEHGCDFFTKDGMPKTPFPNGWKGEKGLYTVGFTKRGLLGTSSDAMKIADDIAKQWRAGWNEDDKNKSSYVIFVKEFE, encoded by the exons ATGGGTTCTTGCAAACACCAAGAACACGATCAACCACAAGAACCCAAATGCCTATGGATCCATGGCCCCATAATTGTCGGCGCTGGCCCATCAGGATTAGCCGCCGCCGCTTCCCTTTCCCACAATCGAATCCCTTCGCTCATTCTCGAGAAATCCGATTGCATCGCTTCCCTTTGGCACTACCGGACCTACGATCGCCTCAAACTTCATCTCCCCAAGCATTTTTGCGAGCTTCCTCTCATGGGTTTCCCTCAAAACTTCCCAAAATACCCTTCCAAAGATCAGTTCATTTCATACATGGAATCCTACGCTTCCCATTTCTCCATTCAACCCCGGTTCAATCAGACCGTTCTCGCCGCTGAATTCGACTCTGTTTCCCGGTTTTGGAGAGTCTCCACTCAAGATACTCAGTACATTTCGCGCTGGCTCATCGTCGCTACCGGTGAAAATGCAGAGCCGGTTATTCCTGAGATTCTGGGGATTGAGCGGTTTACTCGAACCGTGGTTCATACTAGTATGTATAAGTCCGGTTCGGAATTTAAAAACCAGAGGGTTTTGGTCGTTGGTTGTGGGAATTCCGGTATGGAAGTTAGTTTGGATCTCTGCAGACAAAATGCCATCCCCCATATGGTTGTTAGAAACACG GTTCATGTATTACCGCAAGAAATGTTCGGATTCTCGACGTTTGGAATAGCGATGGGGCTTATGAAATGGCTACCTCTAAAATTGGTGGATAAGATTCTTCTTTTAGCTGCCAATTTGACTCTAGGCAATACCAATCAATTGGGTCTCCGACGACCGAAAACCGGTCCGATCGAGCTCAAAAACGCTACGGGAAAGACCCCGGTTCTCGACGTTGGAGCCCTGTCGTATATAAGATCAGGGAAGATCAAG ATAATGGAAGGGATTAAGGAGATAACAAGAAATGGAGCGAAGTTCATGGATGGACAAGAGAAGGAGTTTGATTCGATAATCTTAGCAACCGGGTACCGAAGCAATGTGCCAAGTTGGCTCGAG CATGGGTGTGATTTTTTCACGAAAGACGGGATGCCGAAAACCCCGTTTCCAAACGGGTGGAAAGGCGAGAAGGGGTTATACACGGTCGGGTTTACTAAGAGAGGGCTGCTCGGAACCTCGTCGGATGCCATGAAAATTGCCGACGACATTGCCAAGCAATGGCGGGCGGGGTGGAATGAGGATGACAAGAATAAATCTTCGTACGTAATATTCGTTAaagaatttgaatga